In Mongoliitalea daihaiensis, one DNA window encodes the following:
- a CDS encoding N-acetylglucosamine kinase gives MILIADSGASKTDWRLITKDKEIAQFRGIGFNPNYQTSEEMAQELRVDFLINLNESVELIFYYGAGCTSHKNRMHVESALRSIFKKAEIFVDHDLMAAARATCGSRPGIACILGTGSNSCDYDGELIVAKRPAPGYILGDEGGGAYIGKKFLADFIHEEMPKKIRDMVIDKFQLDNMQIIEQVYQRPFPGRYMASFCRFISEHKSEPYCYMLYYQSFVEFFQKHIMKYDDYKKKPVNFVGSIAFYNSDILRSAAYDHDIHVNLILEGPISGLALYHQQIL, from the coding sequence ATGATATTAATCGCAGATAGTGGTGCTAGTAAAACTGATTGGAGGTTGATAACCAAGGATAAGGAGATCGCTCAATTTCGGGGCATAGGATTTAATCCCAATTACCAAACCTCTGAGGAAATGGCTCAGGAGCTTAGAGTTGATTTTTTAATTAATTTGAATGAATCAGTTGAGTTGATTTTTTATTACGGCGCTGGGTGTACATCCCATAAAAATAGGATGCATGTGGAGTCAGCTTTGAGGAGCATTTTCAAAAAAGCAGAAATATTTGTGGATCACGATTTGATGGCTGCAGCACGGGCGACCTGTGGTAGTAGACCAGGCATTGCTTGCATCTTGGGTACTGGATCCAACTCTTGTGATTATGATGGTGAATTGATCGTAGCTAAGAGACCTGCACCCGGGTATATTCTTGGGGATGAAGGAGGAGGTGCTTATATTGGGAAAAAGTTTTTGGCTGATTTCATTCATGAAGAAATGCCAAAGAAGATACGGGATATGGTCATAGATAAATTTCAACTGGATAATATGCAAATCATTGAACAGGTATATCAGCGTCCTTTCCCGGGTCGGTATATGGCAAGCTTTTGTAGATTTATATCTGAGCACAAAAGTGAACCCTATTGCTACATGTTATACTATCAATCATTTGTCGAATTCTTCCAAAAGCATATTATGAAGTATGATGACTATAAAAAAAAGCCGGTAAATTTTGTCGGTTCTATAGCATTTTACAACAGTGATATCCTTCGAAGTGCTGCATATGACCATGATATTCACGTAAATTTGATATTGGAAGGCCCTATCTCTGGTCTTGCCTTGTACCATCAACAAATACTATGA
- a CDS encoding cytochrome b5 domain-containing protein: MKAYTKQQLALRNGQDKPEIWVAYKGVIYDVSASRLWKNGKHYEHWAGQDLTDELASAPHTENVFLKFEPIGQLI; the protein is encoded by the coding sequence ATGAAGGCATATACAAAACAACAACTTGCCTTAAGAAATGGGCAAGATAAACCTGAGATTTGGGTTGCATACAAGGGAGTGATCTACGATGTGAGTGCTTCTAGGTTGTGGAAAAATGGCAAGCATTATGAGCATTGGGCTGGTCAGGATTTAACGGATGAATTGGCAAGTGCACCACATACTGAAAATGTTTTTCTTAAATTTGAACCTATTGGACAGTTGATATGA
- a CDS encoding formimidoylglutamase, which produces MNLSEYFDPISESFFNTRYPNNAFVTSIQVHTENFPDLRGLQIALIGLTEKRGIPSNESVERAVLEIREKLYNLKKGDGIYKVADLGNLKNGEAYEDTIRAIKEVGHYLMSQQILPVFFGGSHDLDLGQYLAYENLEKLVSVVTIDAKIDMEDEGPKADSHSQSIILHHPNYLFNYSHLAYQSFLVDKDLTNALEKLNFEHIRLGLLKGSLREVEPVVRNADLVSFDICAIQSSDAPGAYEAQPFGLSGEEACQLCRFAGLNEKLSSFGIYGYQPYYDDARNKTAAIVATMIWYFIDGFYERRDSLSFTGNDYFKYTVSFDQSPSFIVFYKSKRSEKWWMEVPYHTENKFDRNHIVPCSYLDYQTAQKGEIPERWVNAQLKLY; this is translated from the coding sequence ATGAACCTATCCGAATATTTCGATCCCATATCCGAATCTTTTTTTAACACTCGTTATCCAAATAATGCATTTGTAACATCTATACAAGTACACACAGAAAACTTTCCAGATCTTCGAGGATTGCAAATTGCACTTATTGGACTCACAGAAAAAAGAGGTATTCCCTCCAATGAAAGCGTGGAGCGTGCCGTTTTAGAAATCAGAGAAAAACTGTACAATCTTAAGAAGGGTGATGGGATTTATAAAGTTGCAGATTTAGGTAATTTGAAGAATGGGGAAGCGTATGAAGACACCATTCGTGCTATCAAGGAGGTTGGTCATTATTTAATGAGCCAACAGATACTTCCTGTGTTTTTTGGAGGTTCACATGATTTGGATCTTGGTCAGTACCTTGCTTATGAAAATTTGGAAAAGCTGGTAAGTGTAGTGACAATCGATGCTAAAATAGACATGGAGGATGAAGGCCCAAAGGCTGATTCACATTCACAGAGTATCATTTTGCATCACCCTAATTATTTATTCAATTACAGTCATTTGGCTTATCAAAGTTTTTTAGTAGACAAAGATTTGACCAATGCCTTGGAGAAATTAAATTTTGAACACATCCGTCTTGGCCTTTTGAAAGGAAGTTTGAGAGAAGTAGAACCTGTTGTTAGAAATGCTGATTTGGTTAGTTTTGACATCTGCGCCATCCAATCTTCAGATGCTCCTGGAGCGTATGAGGCCCAACCTTTTGGTTTATCAGGAGAAGAAGCATGTCAACTCTGTAGATTTGCAGGGCTGAATGAAAAGCTCTCTTCTTTTGGGATTTATGGCTATCAGCCGTATTATGATGATGCTCGGAATAAGACAGCTGCCATTGTAGCGACTATGATCTGGTATTTTATCGATGGATTTTATGAACGTAGAGATTCCCTTTCTTTTACTGGGAACGATTACTTTAAATACACAGTTTCCTTTGATCAAAGTCCTTCATTCATTGTTTTTTACAAAAGCAAACGAAGTGAAAAATGGTGGATGGAAGTGCCTTATCATACCGAAAATAAATTTGATCGAAATCATATTGTGCCTTGTAGTTACTTAGATTACCAAACAGCCCAGAAAGGAGAAATTCCTGAACGATGGGTCAATGCTCAGTTGAAATTATATTAA
- the accD gene encoding acetyl-CoA carboxylase, carboxyltransferase subunit beta, producing MAWFKRTDKGIKTSTEDKKDAPDGLWFKTPQGNIIHTRELKNNSYVCPDDDFHVKIGSKEYFEIIFDGNKFKELDTHMKSGDPLKFVDTKPYSARVEASIKKSELNDAVRSAHGKMNGLDLVVACMDFGFIGGSMGSVVGEKIARAIDYSLKNKIPFLMISKSGGARMMEAGFSLMQMAKTSAKLALLDKAGIPYISLLTDPTTGGVTASYAMLGDFNIAEPEALIGFAGPRVIRETIGKDLPKGFQSSEFVLEHGFLDFIIDRRQLKNRLTTLLNLLNN from the coding sequence ATGGCTTGGTTTAAAAGAACAGATAAAGGCATCAAAACTTCCACGGAAGATAAAAAAGATGCTCCTGATGGACTTTGGTTCAAAACACCACAAGGAAATATTATCCATACCCGGGAATTAAAGAATAACTCCTATGTGTGTCCAGATGATGATTTCCATGTGAAAATTGGATCCAAAGAGTACTTTGAAATAATTTTTGATGGCAATAAGTTTAAGGAGTTAGACACCCATATGAAGTCTGGTGATCCTCTGAAGTTTGTCGATACCAAACCTTACAGTGCTAGAGTAGAGGCTAGCATTAAAAAGTCTGAATTGAACGATGCCGTCCGTTCTGCTCATGGGAAAATGAATGGCTTGGATCTCGTAGTTGCCTGTATGGATTTTGGCTTCATTGGAGGGTCTATGGGTTCAGTAGTTGGAGAGAAGATTGCTAGAGCGATTGATTATTCACTTAAAAATAAAATTCCTTTTTTGATGATCTCCAAGTCAGGTGGTGCCCGTATGATGGAGGCAGGCTTTAGTTTGATGCAGATGGCCAAGACTTCAGCCAAATTAGCATTGCTTGATAAGGCGGGTATTCCTTACATTTCTTTACTAACAGATCCTACTACTGGAGGTGTCACGGCATCGTATGCAATGTTGGGTGATTTCAATATTGCGGAGCCGGAGGCATTGATTGGATTTGCTGGCCCTAGAGTTATTAGAGAGACAATCGGGAAAGATTTACCAAAAGGCTTTCAAAGTTCTGAGTTTGTATTAGAACATGGGTTCTTAGATTTCATCATCGATAGAAGGCAGTTGAAAAACAGATTGACAACTTTGCTCAATTTACTCAACAATTAA
- the nqrF gene encoding NADH:ubiquinone reductase (Na(+)-transporting) subunit F has product MGSVIITSIVAFTIIILLLVFLLLFAQSKLVASGDVKILINGEREIVTAAGSTLLNTLSNNKVFLPSACGGGGTCAMCKCVIEEGGGEVLPTEEGHLSRAEKQEKVRLTCQVKVKQDMKIRIPDEIFGIKKWECEVVSNYNVSTFIKEFVVKLPEGEVLDFESGGYIQVDVPPVVVNFKDMDIAPHPDLGHPADVYKSDWDKFQMWDLVMKNDEELFRAYSMANHPAEGNIVMLTIRIATPPWDRANNKWMDVNPGVCSSYVFAQKPGDKVTISGPYGEFHINPTQREMIYIGGGAGMAPLRSHIFHLFHTEKTDRKVSYWYGGRSKKELFYVPQFREIEKDFPNFQFHIGLSEPLPEDNWKVKTSLEGEGDGYVGFIHQVLWDNYLKNHSDPDEIEFYLCGPPLMNAAVLKLLDDLGIPQENIRFDDFGG; this is encoded by the coding sequence ATGGGTTCAGTAATTATTACTTCGATTGTAGCGTTTACGATTATTATCCTGCTACTCGTTTTCCTTTTGTTGTTTGCGCAGTCCAAGCTGGTTGCTTCTGGTGATGTTAAAATTCTTATCAATGGTGAGAGAGAAATTGTAACAGCTGCTGGATCCACTTTGCTAAACACGTTGAGTAACAATAAGGTATTTCTTCCTTCTGCTTGTGGAGGGGGTGGTACATGTGCCATGTGTAAGTGTGTAATTGAAGAAGGTGGAGGAGAAGTACTTCCGACCGAAGAAGGGCACTTAAGTAGAGCTGAGAAGCAAGAAAAAGTGAGACTTACCTGTCAGGTAAAAGTGAAGCAGGATATGAAAATTCGTATTCCTGATGAAATCTTTGGTATCAAGAAGTGGGAGTGTGAGGTTGTTTCCAATTACAACGTTTCTACCTTCATTAAAGAATTTGTGGTTAAGTTACCAGAAGGTGAAGTGTTGGATTTTGAGTCAGGAGGTTACATCCAAGTAGATGTTCCCCCTGTAGTAGTAAACTTTAAGGATATGGATATTGCGCCGCATCCTGATTTGGGTCACCCGGCGGACGTTTATAAATCTGATTGGGATAAATTCCAAATGTGGGATTTAGTGATGAAAAATGATGAGGAGCTATTCAGAGCATACTCCATGGCCAATCACCCAGCAGAAGGTAATATTGTGATGTTGACGATTCGTATTGCGACGCCACCATGGGATAGAGCTAATAACAAGTGGATGGATGTGAATCCTGGTGTTTGTTCCTCCTATGTGTTTGCTCAGAAGCCTGGTGATAAAGTTACGATATCAGGTCCTTATGGTGAATTCCATATCAATCCTACTCAAAGAGAAATGATTTATATCGGAGGTGGTGCTGGTATGGCTCCACTCAGATCACATATCTTCCATTTATTCCACACAGAAAAAACAGATAGAAAGGTTTCTTACTGGTATGGTGGTAGATCCAAAAAAGAGTTGTTCTACGTCCCTCAATTTAGAGAGATTGAGAAGGATTTCCCGAATTTCCAATTCCATATCGGTTTGTCAGAACCACTACCGGAAGATAATTGGAAAGTAAAAACATCTTTAGAGGGAGAAGGTGATGGTTATGTTGGATTTATCCACCAAGTATTGTGGGATAATTACTTAAAGAACCATTCTGATCCAGATGAGATTGAATTTTACCTTTGTGGACCTCCTTTGATGAACGCTGCAGTATTAAAGCTGTTGGATGACTTAGGAATTCCGCAAGAAAATATTCGATTTGACGACTTCGGTGGTTGA
- the murQ gene encoding N-acetylmuramic acid 6-phosphate etherase, whose amino-acid sequence MTTTESASYYDNLEQMEISELLKNINQEDHKVPTAIAKTIPTLEKLVAAIVPRMEKGGRLFYIGAGTSGRLGILDASECPPTYGVPHDWVVGIIAGGDTAIRKAVEHAEDDPKQAWLDIQAFGFNPHDTIVGIAASGTTPYVIGGVQEARNAGLLTACITCNYHTPLAEAVHVPIEVVVGPEFVTGSTRMKAGTAQKLVLNMISTTVMIKLGRVKGNKMVDMQLSNEKLVKRGTKMIVEATGLDESVAKEALLTHGSVRAAVQAFYNKVN is encoded by the coding sequence ATGACTACAACAGAAAGTGCATCCTATTACGATAATTTAGAGCAAATGGAGATTTCCGAACTGCTCAAAAATATTAATCAGGAGGACCATAAAGTCCCTACTGCTATAGCCAAAACTATCCCCACATTAGAGAAATTGGTGGCAGCTATAGTGCCAAGAATGGAAAAGGGAGGTCGATTGTTCTATATTGGGGCAGGTACGAGCGGCCGCTTGGGGATCTTAGATGCCTCCGAATGCCCTCCAACCTACGGTGTCCCTCATGATTGGGTAGTGGGGATTATTGCAGGTGGAGATACTGCCATTCGAAAAGCCGTAGAGCATGCGGAGGATGATCCCAAACAAGCTTGGCTAGATATTCAAGCTTTTGGTTTCAACCCGCATGATACCATTGTAGGGATAGCAGCTTCTGGGACGACTCCTTATGTGATCGGTGGAGTCCAAGAAGCGAGGAATGCAGGCTTACTTACAGCTTGTATCACATGTAATTATCATACACCCTTAGCAGAAGCCGTCCATGTTCCTATCGAGGTAGTAGTAGGCCCTGAGTTTGTCACAGGTAGTACACGGATGAAGGCAGGTACCGCTCAAAAATTGGTATTAAACATGATTTCTACTACTGTGATGATCAAGCTAGGCAGGGTCAAGGGAAATAAAATGGTGGACATGCAACTTTCCAATGAGAAATTAGTGAAAAGAGGAACTAAAATGATTGTAGAGGCAACAGGTTTGGATGAATCCGTTGCAAAAGAAGCTCTTCTGACCCATGGTTCTGTCCGAGCGGCCGTTCAGGCATTTTACAACAAAGTAAATTAA
- a CDS encoding carbon starvation CstA family protein, translated as MALSTLLVISGIILLIAYFTYGKYVYKKFKLNDDRPSPAHTYEDGIDYVPSKPIVVLGHHFASIAGAGPIVGPIIAVTFGWVPAVIWILVGGIFFGAVHDLGSLAASLRNQGKSIGVIIQNNIGKKGKQLFILFSFSTLILIIGVFADIIAKTFVSNAGVASASILFIVLAVSFGFVNRLFGNSKQAFVVISVIGVILMYYFVYLGMQLPFELSYQTWVYILLGYAFIASVTPVSMLLQPRDYLNSFLLYGLILAAVVGVFIANPTITMSTEVYVTADNLGYLFPVLFVTIACGAISGFHSLVASGTTSKQLDKESDAKVVGFGGMLIESFLAIISVGAVIVLSRSEYLERLGQEGPVPLFASGLGAMIASMGIPESFAVGFVALTVSAFALTTLDTCTRLARFTLQEYFDDIKSPTALKISQNRYLSTSIVVILSIMLLASGSFSTLWPIFGSANQLLAALALLTIAVWLIRQKVNATFVTIPMFFMFTVTLTSLGLFAWKNFQAEVYVLAIIASLLFLLSIALITLASRSLRKELKTTELVK; from the coding sequence ATGGCTCTCAGCACCTTACTAGTGATTTCTGGAATCATCTTACTCATTGCTTATTTTACCTACGGGAAATATGTCTATAAAAAATTTAAACTCAACGATGATAGACCCTCTCCAGCACATACTTACGAAGATGGGATTGACTATGTGCCAAGTAAACCCATTGTAGTCCTTGGACATCATTTTGCGTCAATTGCTGGTGCTGGCCCTATCGTAGGTCCAATCATTGCAGTTACGTTTGGCTGGGTACCTGCAGTTATCTGGATATTAGTCGGTGGAATTTTCTTTGGGGCAGTACATGATTTGGGTAGTTTGGCAGCCTCCTTACGCAATCAAGGGAAATCAATTGGAGTCATCATTCAAAATAACATCGGGAAAAAAGGGAAACAACTCTTTATTCTTTTTAGCTTTTCTACACTGATTCTGATCATCGGAGTATTTGCAGATATCATAGCCAAGACCTTCGTCAGCAATGCTGGGGTGGCTTCAGCTTCCATCTTGTTTATCGTATTAGCCGTCAGTTTTGGTTTTGTCAACCGACTTTTCGGCAACAGCAAACAGGCCTTTGTTGTAATTTCCGTAATTGGAGTCATCTTGATGTATTATTTTGTGTATCTAGGGATGCAGCTACCCTTTGAATTGAGCTATCAAACTTGGGTGTATATTCTTTTAGGCTATGCATTCATCGCTTCTGTCACGCCGGTATCTATGCTACTCCAACCCAGAGATTATTTGAACAGCTTTTTGTTGTATGGATTGATTCTAGCAGCTGTGGTGGGTGTGTTCATCGCCAATCCAACAATCACTATGAGTACCGAAGTGTATGTCACTGCGGACAACCTTGGGTATCTTTTTCCAGTGTTATTTGTGACGATCGCCTGCGGAGCCATTTCGGGCTTTCATTCCCTAGTAGCCTCAGGTACTACCTCCAAGCAATTGGATAAGGAAAGTGATGCAAAAGTGGTAGGGTTTGGTGGAATGCTGATTGAATCCTTCCTAGCCATTATTTCGGTAGGTGCGGTAATTGTATTGAGTCGCTCAGAATACTTGGAGCGCTTGGGTCAGGAAGGCCCAGTCCCTCTGTTTGCGAGTGGGTTAGGGGCTATGATTGCCTCTATGGGGATTCCTGAAAGTTTTGCAGTAGGCTTTGTAGCCTTAACGGTTTCTGCCTTCGCTTTAACTACCTTGGATACCTGTACCCGATTGGCACGGTTTACCTTACAAGAGTATTTTGATGATATCAAAAGCCCCACGGCACTAAAAATTTCTCAAAATAGGTACCTATCTACCTCCATTGTGGTGATTTTGTCGATCATGCTCTTGGCATCGGGCAGTTTCAGCACTTTATGGCCGATCTTTGGTTCTGCCAATCAGTTATTGGCGGCACTTGCCTTATTAACCATCGCAGTATGGCTAATCCGCCAAAAAGTAAACGCTACCTTTGTGACCATTCCCATGTTTTTTATGTTTACGGTCACACTGACTTCCTTAGGATTATTTGCGTGGAAGAATTTTCAGGCAGAGGTGTATGTCTTGGCTATCATTGCGAGTTTGCTTTTTTTGCTCTCCATTGCCCTGATTACCTTGGCGTCGAGGAGTCTAAGAAAAGAGTTGAAAACAACGGAATTGGTAAAGTAA